A genomic segment from Pangasianodon hypophthalmus isolate fPanHyp1 chromosome 25, fPanHyp1.pri, whole genome shotgun sequence encodes:
- the rrad gene encoding GTP-binding protein RAD, which translates to MTLNKGDKLRNMDKRRGSTPFPMHLQTLHRRSMPVDDRELRCSMPPVLAGELSNLTRCTSYSPGDQHRDSCVSDSSDSVISSGSDSDSQIYKVVLLGEHGVGKSTLARIFGGVEDTHDYEDAGNTYDRSIVVDGEEANILLYDIWEQDNSQWLKDQCMRLGDAYIIVYSVTDKSSFEKASELRIQLRRARQSENIPIILVGNKTDLVRSREVSVDEGSACAVVFDCKFIETSASLHHNVRTLFEGIVRQIRLRRDSKEDNARRMANCKRRESISKKAKRFLGRMVARKNKKMAFRQKSKSCHDLSVL; encoded by the exons ATGACTTTGAACAAAGGAGACAAGTTGCGGAACATGGACAAAAGGAGAGGGAGCACGCCGTTTCCCATGCACCTTCAGACTCTGCACCGGAGGAGCATGCCGGTGGACGACCGCGAGCTGCGCTGCTCCATGCCCCCGGTGCTGGCGGGAGAGCTGTCCAACCTCACGCGCTGCACGTCCTACAGCCCCGGCGATCAGCACCGCGACAGCTGCGTGTCCGATTCCTCCGACTCGGTCATCTCCTCCGGTAGTGACTCCGACAGCCAGATCTACAAGGTGGTACTTTTGGGAGAGCACGGCGTGGGGAAGTCCACGCTCGCGCGGATATTCGGTGGAGTGGAGGACACTCACGACTACGAGGACGCAG GAAATACATATGACAGATCTATCGTTGTGGATGGAGAAGAAGCAAATATCTTATTATACGACATCTGGGAACAG GACAACAGCCAATGGCTGAAGGATCAGTGTATGCGTCTGGGTGATGCCTACATCATCGTCTATTCTGTGACGGACAAGTCAAGTTTTGAGAAGGCATCAGAACTCCGCATACAGCTCCGCCGGGCACGACAGTCAGAGAACATCCCCATCATCCTGGTGGGAAACAAGACTGACCTAGTACGCTCCAGAGAAGTGTCCGTAGATG AGGGCAGTGCGTGCGCCGTTGTGTTCGACTGCAAGTTCATCGAGACCTCAGCATCGCTACATCACAATGTCCGCACTCTGTTTGAGGGCATCGTGCGGCAGATCCGCCTGCGCAGGGACAGCAAGGAGGATAATGCACGGCGCATGGCTAACTGCAAACGCCGTGAGAGTATCAGCAAGAAGGCCAAGCGCTTTCTGGGTCGCATGGTCGCACGCAAGAACAAGAAGATGGCTTTCAGGCAGAAGTCCAAGTCCTGCCACGACCTTTCAGTGCTCTGA